AACGCTGGGCATTTCGGTATGATTCAATTTCGGTATCTATGCCTAACCCGAGTAAGTTACGCTCTTTTATACCAAAGCTATAAGTGTTTATTCCTCCCTTGCGGCCAAAGCTAAGCGTTGGCATAAGTGACCAATTATCCCAAGTGGTAATGGTAATGTTTTCTACGTATTCATCAGCGCTAACTTCTGCATCTCTAAGGTATTTTCTGCTACGTAAATGGCGTTCTAGTTCAGCCATATCAGCAAAAGTTTTTGTACATTTTTTGATAAAAAAATTAGCTTCATTTTCTAGCGTTATAATTTTTGTATCAATATGAATGGCATTGGCCCAACGATGTAAAAAAGTAAAACCTTCTTCGTTTTTATCGAAGATTGTTTGTGGTTTGAAGGTTATTTTTGGCTGACTGGTATCGCACAGTACTTTTTCATCTGAAGACTCAATATCAGCTTGATTTAAGGATTGATTCTGGATTGAATTCCCATCTATGGCATTGGCCGACCCTGAGCTGTTATCTATTTTTTCAGCTACGCGTTCGGTAGCTGATATTATGGGGCAAAAAATAATTAATAGTAAGCCGGCGACTAGCAATGAAAGTCGTCCAGAAAATACATCATCTCGCCAAGTAAGTGAGATTTTATTGTTAGATTTTGGCGATATGGCATTACATTGTTTTATTTTTTTTATGACTTTTAATAAAAACAGCATCGCGTACCTAAAATAAAGAAGTGATGAGTAATATGTTTATATATCACTCATTTAACTATAGCGTTAACAGGCAACTTCAACATTATTTATTTAGTGTTTTACTCGGTTCACAGGGGCTTTTTAGTCTCAGTGTACTCAATTTTCACTTTTATTTGTTGTTACACCAGCATGGAATCATAAATAATATCTTCTCAACGAAAGAATTAATTTCAATCACAGTATTTATGAAGATCAGCGTGAGTGTAGTAATTACATTAACAACTCGTGTGGCTTGGGTATAGAGAAAATAAACAGCTAATCGATGATAAAGGCATTTTCATCTATATCATTCTAATATTTATGAAATTTCTATAAAGTTAAGATAGTATATCTTATCAATAAAATTAATATTTACAGCACTTAAGTTCGTGCCGTAAAGCGAATAATCATAAAAAGGTTAATTATGTTCAGTGAAAAAATGATGCCACACTTTAGTGATACGGATGCTTTAGGGCATATTAATAATACTAAACCACCAGTTTGGTTTGAAGGTGGACGTGCCCCTATATTTAGATTTTTCACTCCTGATTTAGACCCTAAAAAATGGCAACTTATCATTGCTAAAATAGAAGTTTCTTATCACGGACAGCTATTTTATGGTCAGGAAATTGAGATCAGAACATTCGTTAGCCGAATCGGTGGCGCCTCGTTTGATGTTTATCAAGAACTTTGGCAGCACGGAGAAAAATGTGTGTCGGGTACGGCAGCCATGGTAAATTTTGATTATGAGACGCAAAGCTCTAAAAGAATATCTGATGAGATTCGTACTCAGCTAACTGAACACTTTATTGAGTTATAGTCTTCATAACTTTTGAAGTTTGTCAGTTTATTTAGGTTAATTCTGTTCTGAAAAATAAATGTAGATTGATCACAGGTATAAATATTAGCGTCACCTACTAATTATCAGTGATAACAATTAATTAGTAGGTAATATCAACGCCGTGTTTATACACTGTTTTTCATCTGCAATTTGGTTCGGTATTTTTAAAAGAGATTAAATTAAAATAAATGAGCTTTTAGCAAAAAATCACTCGAATTTGATCGCTGCTCACTATAGAATTACCCCCTTAAACTAAATTTCAAAGACACACTTTCTTTCTATTTAAATAGAAAAAGAAATGACGTACGTCTTAATAGCTCAATTAATAGGATATTTTCATGGCGGGTGTAAATAAAGTAATCATAGTAGGTAACTTAGGTAAAGATCCTGAGGTACGTTTTATGCCAAATGGTGGTGCAGTAGCAAATATTACTGTTGCAACGTCAGACTCATGGAAAGACAAACAAACTGGTGAGCAGAAAGACAAAACAGAATGGCATCGTGTTGTTATGTTTGGAAAACTTGCTGAAATTGCTGGTGAATACTTGAAAAAAGGTTCAAAAGTATATCTTGAAGGATCTTTGCAAACGCGTAAGTGGACCAACCAACAAGGTCAAGATCAATATACGACTGAAATCGTATTACAGGGCTTTAATGGCGTAATGCAAATGTTAGATGGAAAGTCGTCTCAAGGTCAGGGCGGTGGTTTTGCTAATCAAGGACAACAGCAAAGTGGTGGCTTCCAGCAACAAGCTCCACAGCAATCGGGTGGATTTTCTAACCAGCCAGCTCAACAAGGTGGATTTTCTAACCAAGGACAGCAAGCAAAAGCACCAGCACAACAAGGTGGCTTTGCTCCGCAACAACAAGCACCAGCACAACAAGGTGGCTTTGCTCCGCAACAGCAAGCACCAGCACAACAAGGTGGTTTTGCTCCTCAACAAGCACCAGCACAACAAGGTGGTTATCAGCAACAGCAAGCACCTAAAGTGAACCCACAAGAACCATCAATTGATTTCGATGATGATATCCCGTTTTAATTTCTGATAAAACGGTCAAGTTAAAACATAAAACCCAGCGTAATTGCTGGGTTTTTGTTTTTATACGCGTTTAAACTCGGTACCAATCTAGATGTACTTTGAAGGTTAACGGGTATATAGCTTAGTTATGTTAAGTCATCAGGACCAACACGAACTACTAACTTGCCAAAGTTCTTGCCTTCCAACAAACCAATAAATGACGATACGCTATTTTCTAAGCCTTCTACTCTGTGCTCTTTGTATTTGATCTTTCCTTCACTAAGCCATGTCATCATCGCTTTATTAAATTCGCCATAACGGTGGCCATAGTCATCAAATACGATGAAACCTTGCATTTTAGCGCGCTTAACCAATAATGTGCCCATTAACGAAGACATACGATCAGGACCATCAGGTAATTCAGTGGCATTATATTGTGAAATAAGGCCACATAAAGGAATACGAGACTTAGGATTAAGTAGCGGTAATACGGCATCAAAGACTTTACCGCCAACATTTTCAAAGTAAACGTCGATACCATCAGTACAAGTTTTTGCCAGTAGGGTAGCTAATTCATCACTGTGGTGATCTAAACAGGCATCAAAACCAAGGGTATCAACGGCATATTGGCACTTCTCAGTACCACCCGCTATACCAATCACTTTACAGCCTTGTATTTTAGCAATTTGCCCTACTAAACTACCTACGGCACCTGTTGCAGCTGCGACGACAACTGTCTCCCCAGCTTTTGGTTGGCCAATATCTAATAATCCCATATAGGCAGTTAAACCCGGCATACCGAGAACTCCTAGTGCATAAGATGGGTTTGAAATATCATTACCTAACTTAAGTAGGTCAACGCCATTTGATATGCTGTAATCCTGCCAGCCACCAAAAGAAACAACCCAATCTCCTTGTTGGTAATCAGCATGCTTCGATTCTTCGACTCTACAAACAGTGCCACCAACCATTACCTCATTTAATGCTACGGGATCGGCGTAAGATTTTGCATCATTCATACGACCTCTCATATAGGGATCTAATGAAAGATATACCGTACGTAATAATACTTCACCCTGTTTTGGGCTAGGCTTGGCTGTTTGTGCTAGTGTAAAGTTGTCGTGGCTTGGCGCACCAAAAGGACGTGAAGCTAACAATATTTGTCGATTTACTTGTTTGTTTTGATTCATTAGTAATTCTCTTTTTAAGCAGTAAATAAAAGTTATGTCGTTATAGCAATCAGACTAACTCAGTAATCTTTTTAAATGGCCTTGTTCTTGAAAAATCACTCTTATTGCTTATGTTGCAATGAAGTTGAGCCATTCATCATTCTGATTGGTATTAAAGAGTCAGCACTAAATTGAATAAGATAATTTTGCTCAAAAAACTCAGTGCTGAGCAGAAGTCATTAACCGTTTAGTTGTCTCATTAATTTTTCAGCGACTAAGATTGAACTGGCTGGGTTTTGACCCGAAATGAGTAAACCGTCTTGAACAGCAAAGGCATGCCAATCTTCAACTTTTTGATAGTCAGCACCGCGTTTGATCAATTCATCTTCGAGTAAAAAAGGCACAATGTCGGTTAGCTGTACAGCGTCTTCTTCAGTGTTGGTAAAACCTGAAACCGCTTTACCCTTAACTGCATACTCACCGTTACTATCTTTAACGTTTAATAAAGCGGCAGTAGCATGACAAACAGCTGCAACAGGTTTGCTAGCTGCAATAAACTGTTCAATCAATTGGATGGAATTGGTATTGTCTGTTAAATCCCATAAAGGGCCATGTCCACCTGGGTAAAATACCGCATCAAAATCTTCACTGTTGATTTGCGCTAGAACCTGAGTATTGGCTATAAGGTTTTGGCTTTCAGCATCTTCGAAATAACGCTTGGTTGCTGTTGTTTGAAAATCATCTAATTCACTAGTCGGATCGATTGGCGCTTGTCCTCCTGCTGGAGAAGCTAAGGTAACGTTTATGCCTGCATCTTTAAACGCGTAATAAGGGGCTGCAAACTCTTCTACCCAAAAGCCTGTTTTCTTTCCAGTGTTACCTAATTCAGCGTGTGATGTTAATACCATTAATATGTTTTTAGTTTGCATTGTAAACCTCGATATTTAAATTATTGCCAGGGATGTTTCATTGACGGTAAGTGTAGTTGAGTAGAGCTAAGCTAACAATGCAGATTATATAGACTTCTTTGTATCAATAAATGATACAATAAGGGTATGATCATCTTGATAGGTTAATGATGAATATTTCTTTTGAACAGCTAAAAAGTATGGTTGTTTTTGCCCAAGTGATTGAGCAGGGTACGCTCAGTGGTGCTGCTAAACATATTGGACTCTCTCGTGCGGTGGTGAGTTACCATATAAAAAAACTTGAAGCTCAATTAGGTATAAAACTACTGAATCGCTCTACTCGCACTATTTCAGCGACTGAAGCAGGGCTTGAGTATTATCAATATTGCCGCGTTATCGCTGAGCAAGCATCAGCGGCTAATCGACAGATTGAAAATCTTAAACATGAACCGGTCGGTTTATTAAAGATTACCTGTCCAGTTAATGTTGGTTTGCAAACTATTGTTCCTGCACTTAATGAGTTTCGTACCATTTACCCTAAAATTGAACTTGATGTCATGCTTACGGATGAAGTGGTAAATATTATCAAAGAAGGCATAGACCTAGCTATTCGTGGTGCTCCTTTAGCCGATTCAGGCCTACAAGCAGCAAAATTATCAACACTCAGCACTTGTCTTTGTGGCTCACCCGCATATTTTGAAAAGTTTGGTTTTCCTAAACACCCAACGGAGCTGAATAAACATCAATGGGTGCTGTATAAGTTAACTGCGGGTTCGCTCGAGCTGACAAAAGGTAGTCGTTCTTTTAGCATTGAAATGAAAGGCACAATCAGCACAAATAATGCGGCAGCAAGAACCGCTTTTGTTGAAGGTGGCCACGGTCTAGGTCGTATTCCTGTTTATGATGCAAAACCTAGAATCAAAGCAGGGCAGTTGCTTTCGGTACTTGATGATTACGATATGAGGGATATTCATGTCTATGGGGTATTTCCTCCAGGGAATGCCGAGTCGAAGAAATTGCGGTTGTTGATAGATTTTTTAAAAGCATACTTCTTAAAGAATCAGTAAGCGGGCCAGCCTTTGGTTATCCACTTTGTTTGCTATTTCGTAAATTAAATTAAGATCTTTCACCCATAGAACATTCAGTTAAATCTTGCTTGGCACTAAAGTACCATACAGAGCTACGTGGCATTGCGCCATTATTGTCATACGACAAAACCTGAATATTGATACTATGTTACATAAATTAAAGCCACTCTTGTGGACGTTCTTATGCGGCCTTAGTTGTTCCGCAATTGCTACCTCTCATCCATTAGAAAACTTTCAGCCTTTAACTGATTTTGGTGATAACCCTGGCAACTTAGCGGCAAGTTACTTTCAACCGACCAAGCAATCTAAATCCCTTGTGGTATTTCTACACGGATGCGTGCAGCAAGGTGAAACCTTAGCAAAACAAAGTGGCTTTGTTTCGCTTGCTAAACAACATAATTTCACTCTGTTACTACCACAGCAAAGTAAAAAAAATAATGTTACCTCCTGTTTTAATTGGTTCTCAGAGCAAGATAGCGACAAGGATCAAGGGGAGGTGTTGTCGATCAAAAATATGATCCTCGCACTAAAGGCGCAGTCAGAATTTGACCATGTATTTATTGCAGGCCTTTCCGCTGGCGGTGCTATGACCAGTGCATTGTTAGTTCACTATCCTGAACTCTTCTCTGCTGGCGCTGTTATTGCGGGTTTACCTTATCCTTGTGCTAATAATTTGGCTAAAGCAATTTCTTGCATGAGAAATGGCCCTTCACAGTCATCAGTCGAACTAGCTAGCTTAGCAAAGCACGGTAATGAAGCCGTTAAACAATGGCCGAGGCTTATTGTCATCACGGGCAGTAAAGATAAAGTTGT
The DNA window shown above is from Colwellia psychrerythraea 34H and carries:
- the ssb gene encoding single-stranded DNA-binding protein, whose amino-acid sequence is MAGVNKVIIVGNLGKDPEVRFMPNGGAVANITVATSDSWKDKQTGEQKDKTEWHRVVMFGKLAEIAGEYLKKGSKVYLEGSLQTRKWTNQQGQDQYTTEIVLQGFNGVMQMLDGKSSQGQGGGFANQGQQQSGGFQQQAPQQSGGFSNQPAQQGGFSNQGQQAKAPAQQGGFAPQQQAPAQQGGFAPQQQAPAQQGGFAPQQAPAQQGGYQQQQAPKVNPQEPSIDFDDDIPF
- a CDS encoding LysR family transcriptional regulator, whose translation is MNISFEQLKSMVVFAQVIEQGTLSGAAKHIGLSRAVVSYHIKKLEAQLGIKLLNRSTRTISATEAGLEYYQYCRVIAEQASAANRQIENLKHEPVGLLKITCPVNVGLQTIVPALNEFRTIYPKIELDVMLTDEVVNIIKEGIDLAIRGAPLADSGLQAAKLSTLSTCLCGSPAYFEKFGFPKHPTELNKHQWVLYKLTAGSLELTKGSRSFSIEMKGTISTNNAAARTAFVEGGHGLGRIPVYDAKPRIKAGQLLSVLDDYDMRDIHVYGVFPPGNAESKKLRLLIDFLKAYFLKNQ
- a CDS encoding acyl-CoA thioesterase; the encoded protein is MFSEKMMPHFSDTDALGHINNTKPPVWFEGGRAPIFRFFTPDLDPKKWQLIIAKIEVSYHGQLFYGQEIEIRTFVSRIGGASFDVYQELWQHGEKCVSGTAAMVNFDYETQSSKRISDEIRTQLTEHFIEL
- a CDS encoding type 1 glutamine amidotransferase domain-containing protein, whose translation is MQTKNILMVLTSHAELGNTGKKTGFWVEEFAAPYYAFKDAGINVTLASPAGGQAPIDPTSELDDFQTTATKRYFEDAESQNLIANTQVLAQINSEDFDAVFYPGGHGPLWDLTDNTNSIQLIEQFIAASKPVAAVCHATAALLNVKDSNGEYAVKGKAVSGFTNTEEDAVQLTDIVPFLLEDELIKRGADYQKVEDWHAFAVQDGLLISGQNPASSILVAEKLMRQLNG
- a CDS encoding extracellular catalytic domain type 1 short-chain-length polyhydroxyalkanoate depolymerase: MLHKLKPLLWTFLCGLSCSAIATSHPLENFQPLTDFGDNPGNLAASYFQPTKQSKSLVVFLHGCVQQGETLAKQSGFVSLAKQHNFTLLLPQQSKKNNVTSCFNWFSEQDSDKDQGEVLSIKNMILALKAQSEFDHVFIAGLSAGGAMTSALLVHYPELFSAGAVIAGLPYPCANNLAKAISCMRNGPSQSSVELASLAKHGNEAVKQWPRLIVITGSKDKVVNPKNSQSLALQWSKLSETALKPSKSLLADYQQTLWQNKEEPVQVKLVEINEIGHGLSVNSSYKNRDASADFLYESSFDSAMNIIEFWGVKGKS
- a CDS encoding NADP-dependent oxidoreductase, translating into MNQNKQVNRQILLASRPFGAPSHDNFTLAQTAKPSPKQGEVLLRTVYLSLDPYMRGRMNDAKSYADPVALNEVMVGGTVCRVEESKHADYQQGDWVVSFGGWQDYSISNGVDLLKLGNDISNPSYALGVLGMPGLTAYMGLLDIGQPKAGETVVVAAATGAVGSLVGQIAKIQGCKVIGIAGGTEKCQYAVDTLGFDACLDHHSDELATLLAKTCTDGIDVYFENVGGKVFDAVLPLLNPKSRIPLCGLISQYNATELPDGPDRMSSLMGTLLVKRAKMQGFIVFDDYGHRYGEFNKAMMTWLSEGKIKYKEHRVEGLENSVSSFIGLLEGKNFGKLVVRVGPDDLT